Proteins co-encoded in one Erinaceus europaeus chromosome 2, mEriEur2.1, whole genome shotgun sequence genomic window:
- the PLAT gene encoding tissue-type plasminogen activator, which produces MKRELLCVLLFCGVTFTLPRQEIHIRLRRRPRYYKVTCTDEETHMTYQQHQSWLRPMVRNNRVEYCWCNSGRPKCHSVPVRGCREPRCFNGGTCQQALYFPDFVCQCPEGFTGKLCEVDATATCYEDEGVTYRGTWSTTESGTECVNWNSSALFRKPYNGRKPNALHLGLGNHNYCRNPDQSTKPWCYVFKAGAYSLEFCNTPACPKEKSKDCYTKELTYRGTHSLTKSGISCLPWNSVVLLDKAYTAWRKNAQALGLGKHNYCRNPDGDIMPWCHVLKGFELTWEYCDVPLCSTCGQRQYKQPQFRIKNGFLTDITSHPWQAAIFVKNQNSEGERFLCGGVLINSCWVLSAAHCFPDRPSNKDLKVVLGRTYRLIPGEEEQRFSVKEYIIHKEFDVETFDNDITLLQLSSESGHCAQNSNTVGTICLPEANLQLPDWTECELSGYGKQDQYSPYFSDRLKEGHVRLYPASRCTSQHLSNKTVTNNMLCAGDTRTGGNNEVYVHDACQGDSGGPLVCMNDNRMTLIGIISWGVGCGEKDVPGVYTKVINYLNWIQDNMQP; this is translated from the exons ATGAAGAGGGAGTTGTTGTGTGTGCTGCTGTTCTGTGGAGTAACCTTCACTTTGCCCAGACAG GAAATTCATATACGATTAAGAAGAAGACCCAGATATTACAAAG TCACCTGCACAGATGAGGAAACACACATGACCTACCAGCAGCATCAGTCCTGGCTGCGCCCCATGGTCAGAAACAATCGGGTGGAATACTGCTGGTGCAACAGCGGCCGACCGAAATGCCACTCAGTTCCTGTCAGAG GGTGCAGAGAACCCAGGTGCTTCAATGGGGGAACATGCCAGCAAGCGCTGTATTTCCCAGACTTTGTCTGTCAGTGTCCTGAAGGGTTTACTGGGAAGCTCTGTGAAGTAG ATGCCACTGCCACTTGCTATGAGGATGAAGGCGTCACCTACAGGGGCACATGGAGCACAACAGAAAGTGGGACCGAGTGTGTCAACTGGAACAGCAGTGCGCTGTTCCGGAAGCCCTACAATGGACGGAAGCCAAATGCCCTCCACCTGGGTCTTGGGAATCACAACTACTGTAG AAACCCGGACCAAAGCACAAAGCCGTGGTGTTATGTCTTCAAGGCCGGGGCTTACAGTTTGGAGTTCTGCAACACGCCTGCCTGTCCCAAGG AAAAGAGTAAAGACTGCTACACCAAGGAGTTGACATACCGTGGCACCCACAGCCTCACCAAGTCTGGCATCTCCTGCCTCCCATGGAATTCTGTAGTCCTGTTAGACAAGGCATATACAGCCTGGAGGAAAAACGCCCAGGCACTGGGCCTGGGCAAACACAACTACTGCCG GAACCCTGATGGGGACATCATGCCTTGGTGCCATGTGCTGAAGGGCTTCGAGCTGACGTGGGAGTACTGTGATGTGCCTCTTTGCT CCACCTGTGGTCAGCGACAATACAAGCAGCCTCAGTTCCGCATCAAAAACGGGTTCTTAACAGACATCACCTCTCACCCATGGCAGGCTGCCATCTTTGTCAAGAATCAGAACTCAGAAGGAGAGAGGTTTTTGTGTGGGGGTGTCCTGATCAATTCCTGTTGGGTCCTGTCTGCAGCTCACTGCTTCCCGGATAG GCCTTCTAACAAGGACCTTAAAGTGGTCCTGGGTAGAACATACCGTTTGATccctggagaggaggagcagagatTTTCAGTGAAAGAATATATCATCCATAAGGAATTTGATGTGGAGACATTCGACAATGACATTA CACTGTTGCAGCTGAGTTCTGAGTCAGGCCATTGTGCACAGAACAGCAACACTGTAGGCACCATCTGCCTCCCTGAAGCCAACCTACAGCTGCCTGATTGGACGGAGTGTGAGCTGTCTGGCTACGGCAAGCAGGATCAGT attcTCCTTACTTTTCTGATCGGCTGAAGGAAGGGCATGTCAGACTGTATCCTGCCAGCCGCTGCACATCACAGCATTTGTCCAACAAAACTGTCACAAACAACATGCTTTGTGCTGGGGACACACGGACTGGAGGGAACAACGAAGTCTATGTGCATGATGCCTGCCAG